The sequence tcatagactccatgttatgcacaggcggattccatcgtccgtccaaagaatgaacacgttggacggagagcggaatccgcccgtgcatagaatggagtctatgacacggacggagacgcgcgcctgcatcagtctgccggtgggtgccagctgcggaatgcacaaagggttatccttcgccattccgtagtgtgcaagtacccttagagtgtatgaaggaagggacacccaaatccagcccccagatgcctccccccccccccatcctccgagttagtgggaagatcgtttaaCCTTTATactagcaccccctcttccggtccctcgctgcccgagctactgtagcttgcggcacgatccgaaaatatcagaagccgtaatagagccctgatatttagcagccatggagcggacccagcgcttctggatatgaaggaccccgtatcgcaccaggacaacattttccaggtgacgtcccccacactggaaaataggagaccccagaagaagtgcagagtgtggggtaacagggggatcaggaaggacaccattttccagtgtgacgcctgtcctgatcaccccggcctctgcatattggatcgcttcaaggcgtaccacacgtcattggggttctacattatctaaattctgtcccttattcccatttcaggggtcacgttggtccagggattattctgatcgccattatggagtcgggaaggaatttttcccctgtgatgaggctactgtcgtctgccttacgagggtttttttgccttcctctggatcaacacagattgagtttgatggacacctgtcattttcaaccttataaactaataattggcctaatacccccaaataaattagaattgtccctttccccatctaagtaggtatggccgccattcccattagaggatgccatgatgcaattacaaagcctctgtgtggccaggacagtataaaccccccacaagtgaccccattctggaaactacaccccataaggaatctaacaaggggggcagcgggtatatggccccctagtgacggccacatttgggacgtgaaaatgaaaaaaatggtattttttattttcacggcacatgttctacacatgtgcccatcaccagtgtggtccatatgcacactgcaccccttgttagattccttatggggtgtagtttccagaatggggtcacttgtggggggtttctactgtcctggcagcacaggagctttgtaattgcgacatggcctccatcctccattccagcctctaaatggcgctctgtccctttggtggcgtgccctgtgcccatatggcacattatgtccacatgtggggtattttcgtgtaggggtatttaccctacacgttttgcttttattttcttttttaatcccttgtggaaatggaaaaaaatcaaggctagaccaacatttagtgtaatttttttaaaaatttttactccaaatcattgatcttgtcttgattttttcattttcacaaggggctaaaagataaaaaaaaaaaaaaaaaaacacaatgtgtagagcaatttcccctgagtacggaaataccccacatgtggacataaagcgccatgcgggtgcagggtaagcctccaaagggaaggtgcgccatttggtttttgaaggctggatttggctggaatggatttcgaggggccatgttgcatttaaaaggcccctgtgttgccaagacagttgaaaccccccacaagtgaccccattatggaaactacacccctcaaggaatgtaaaaaggggtgtagtgagcatatggaccccactggtgacgggcacaaatgtggaacaatgtggcgtgaaaatgaaatattacattttttacactataatgttggtctagccttgaatttatcattttcacaaggggttaaaagagaaaaaaaaacacaaaatgtgtagatcaatttcccccgagtccgtaaataccccacatgtggacataaagcgccatgtgggtgcagggcaagtctccgaagggaaggagcgccatttggattttagaggttggatttggctagaatggatgatgaacgccatgtcgcatttacagagccctcgtgctgccaaaacactggaaaccccccacaagtgaccccattctggaaactgcacccctcaaggactctaacaaggggtgcagtgaggatatggaccccttgatgacgggcacatttgtgtcgtgaaagtgaaaaaatgaaaattttcactttcacgtcacatttttccacatttgtgcccgtcaccagtggggtccatatgctcactgcaccccttgttagagtccttgaggtgtgtagtttccagaataaggtcacttgtggggggtttccagtgttttggcagcacgagggctctgtaaatgcgacatggcccttgaaatccattccagtgaaatccagcttccaaaagccaattggcgctccttccctttggaggctcgtcctgcgcccccttggcactttatgtccacatgtggggtatttctgtactcgggagaaactgcgctacatgtttcgtgttttttttttccttttatccctttgtgaaaatgaaaaattgaaggctagaagaacgttttaatgtaaaaaatactttagtcttttttcacgccatattgttgggaaaatctgtgaagcacctgtggggtccagatgctcaccgcaccccttgttacattccttgaggggtgtagttttctaaatggtgtccctttaggggtgttttttaggttttggcaccccagagcctctgccaacctgaagtggtacagtcagaaatgaccaaatataacggagccattgaaatgcactaggcactcccttatatctgaggcttgtggttgcatcaaatagcgcaatagggccacatatggggtatttctataaactgcagaaacggggcaatcaatattggggtgcatttctctggtaataggtttataattatgaaaattattggattacaataaaatctctgcacagaaaattaaaattttcaaatttcttacacaattagcttttatttctgtgactcccctaaagggttaaaaaactttctggatgtgcttttgcagagtttagggggtgcagtttctgaaatggggtgcttcgtggggctttctaacatacagtcccctcaaatacactttcaacctgaacaggtccctaaaaatatctgattttgaaattttactgaaaatttggaaatttgctgctaatgttttaagctttctattgtctaaaaaaaatgaaatatagtttaataaatgccgccaacataaagtagatatattgctaatgctatttaatatataatttatgtggtataaccattttctgtataagcagaaaagttttaaagttggaaaaatgcattttttcccaatttttcacgctattttggtttttttcataaagattcgttatgagtatcgactccaatttacaagaaatgtgaagtacaatatgtcacgagaaaacaatctctgaatcagccggataggtaaaagcatcccgaagttattaatgaataaaatgacactggtcaaattcataaaatttgctccggtccttaaggccatttcaggcccggtccttaaggggttaatttcatccccgtttttttttttttttttttattaaaatattatattttaaaataaaatctacCCTTAAAAATATAGTATTTGTCAGAAAAAAATAGAGCTCTTTGGAGACAAGCATAAAAAAtgggtataataaaaaaaacaaacactaaaTGAAACCTGCAGCCATTTTTCATGCACTTCCTCCTGATGGTGACTATAGGCAGACAGAACATTATCATGTAACTCCAGGTCTACACAGGGATACAGagccctggaaaaaaaaaacaaacaaacagtaatTTAAAGTAATAGAAATACTTACTGGAGTTACCTGTGACCTGTGTTGTCATGAGAAGACACCTGTCCTCATCTCCTGTGCACTCTATTGTTCCTGAGGGATCACACCAGGCGGAGCCTTCAGCCTTACATGACGGACACACCAGACCATTGGGCTGAAGGGAGATGACGGGGAAAACTGTTACAGAAGAGAGTAGAAAATTGCATTGTACAATGACTGACTTATATGACAACGTCCCAAGGTCAGCagggtcctatatacagggccagccttagggccctattccacggtccCGATCAACAGtgaaaacgagcgccgatctactggatcggcgctcgtttactgggcctagtccacgacccgatgatcgtttagcgaaggctgcagggacattgttaccgatgtccttgcagcccttgcagcatacatagcagggcttctcctccgctccgtcttccttccCGAGTCcagcggcgcagcatcagctacggtgcggcctgactgagctgtcagaccgcttagcctatcactggccgcggcggtcctagccagtgattggttgagcagtctgacagctcagtcaggccgcaccggacccgaggaggaagacggagcggaggagaagccctgctaggtaatgtatgatgcttctcaaatcgtcggtcgcccgccgcgcagcgctattccacgaagcgatgtgcggtggatgactgatgattttaggtttgggcctaaataaatgatcagccaatgacacgatcatcggctgatcgttttctctattccaccgggcgataatcggccgaatcgattatcactccgtggaataggccccttagggtgGATTGTGCTCTGTTCGATACCTTCAGCAGCAGTGAACGTCCGTCCCCCAACTCTCTacgtgcccccccttcccccatctctCTCCCTGCCATGTATCTCTGTGTATAATCAGTGTGGTATCTCACATACAAGGTGAGTGACTTACTCAGGGGATCAGGCGGCGTGCAGCTATCAGTCTCACAGCACGTGGTCACACTCCACATTCTCATTTGGTCCAGGCCAATATTTCCCTTAAAGTCACATTCGTCCTTGGATACGCAtttcctgaagaagtttatgTAAGTTTTACCAACTGCAAAACACACAGAATGGAGATTAACCACGACCAGTACGGAGATAGGGAAGACAAGCAGAACACATAGCAGGGGTACTGTTACAGCTTCTTGTTTGGGATCCCGCCTAACCCTAGGAGTTATTACTGAGCGACAGATCCAGTATCCGCCTCCCCTGAGACTATAATGGTGCCGTAGTGCTGGACTCCATGGAAACTACATAGAAGAGTACGGACTGTCAAAGACTGGGTTCCCCGCTCATATACAGTAAACAGCAAAAGGAAGTAAGCAGAGGTGCCATCCGCCGCCATGTACAATGTcgctgtcacttaaaggggtactcggggcaaaatgtgtttttaaatatgttattacataaagaaagttatacaaatccttaatatacactaattatgggaaatgcacatattctgCTATATCCCTCATTTTAGTaggtcaggcaggctcacttcctcaaaaaaaatgtgAGGTCACGTCTTAAATGTAtgcagcagcagggggcgcatgtagaagtatagaaagggaatagacgtctattctccatCCCTCCCACCCTGGGCTGGTAATGTCCCCCTCCCTCTGTACCACCCCCCTCCCCGGTCCTACTATACTTGCTGCAGTGGCTCACCCCAACTAGCTGCCCCCTCTGAGCCCATGTCTCCCCTGGCCGGTCCcctgcaggagcactcacccgcCGCCCCGTTCCGGCGGGGAGAGAGCTCCTGCACCTACCCCCAACTTGCCGTCCCTCATCTGAGCACTGTGCCCGGTCCTTTgcacgagcgctcacccgccgccctTCGGGGTGAGCGCTCATGCACCTCCTCCTCCGAGTCCGCTCTCCTCCATCACAGCCCGCTTTCTGGCCCCGTGCAGAGCGCTCAAACGCCGCCGCCCCGTCCCGGCGTGCTGAGCGCTTATGCACCTCTTCCTTAGTAACAGCACCTTCTCCCAAGCCTCACCGGGCGGGTGAGCGCTGGGATGAAGCAATCTGAGCCAGTCTCAGCGCTCACCTGGCCGCCCGGTTCCGGGCACGGTGAAGCAAGATGCTTGGGAGAAGGTGCAGTTACTTGGGAAGAGGTGCATAAGCGCTCAGCACGCCGGGACGGGgcggcggcgggtgagcgctctgcACGGGGCCAGGCAGCGGGCTGTGATggaggggagcggaggaggaggaggtgcatgagcgctcaccccgaagggcggcgggtgagcgctcatgCAAAGGACCGGGCACAGTGCTCAGATGAGGGGCGGCAAGTTGGGGGTAGGTGCAGGAGCTCTCACCCCGCCGGAACGGGGCGGCAGGTGAGTGCTCCTGCAGGGGACCGGCCAGGGGAGACATGGGCTCAGAGGGGGCAGCTAGTTGGGGTGAGCCACTGCAGCAAGTATAATAGGACCGGGCAGgggggtgggacagagggagggggacattaccagcccagggtgggagggatggagaatagacgtctattccctttctatacttctacatgcgccccctgctgctgcatacatttgagacgtgacgtcgcattttttttgaggaagcgagcctgcctgacctactaaagtgagggaaatagcagaatatgtgcatttcccataattagtgtatattaaggatttgtataactttctttatgtaataacatatttaaaaacaaattttgcccggagtacccctttaaaggagaactccggccaaaatgtattttttttatatgttattacataaagaaagttaaaTAGCAGTGCTATTTCTCTcactttagtagatcagacaggcttcaatgtctcttaaaaaaaatgtgtcgtcacaaatcaggtgtatatacctgaagtgtccagcaggggacgcAGTATATGtggaaattacatgtaaaaatgaTAACATCACTTTTTACATGTAAatttacatatactgcgccccctgctggacacttcaggtaTATACACCCGGGTCGTGATAtcacatttttttaaaggggtagtgcggcgctaaacaattattcacaaaataacacacattacaaagttatacaacattgtaatgtatgttatgttagtgaatggcccccttcctcgtgtttccccccacccacgctagacccggaagtgaggtgcattatacttaccacatctcgtgtcgacccccatccgccatcttgtgacaatgacgtagtcttcgggaggccggccgaactgctccatccgtccctcatgccgtccccccctctgccacgtcataactgtgctcagccgcgattggccaagcacagttatgctcagccaatcgcggctgagctactgatgacgcggcagaggggggccggcaagaGGGACAAGATGGAGCGGTTcgaccggcctcccgaagactacgtcattgtcacaagatggcggatgggggtcgacaggagatgcggtgagtataatgcacctcatgggtggggggaaacacgggaagggggccattcacatgcataacatacattacaatgttgtataacttattttgtgaataattgtttagcgccgcactacccctttaaaaaaattgaagccttcctgatctactaaattgagagaAATAGAGAATATGTGAATTTACCATCATTAGTGTACatcaggaatttgtctaactttgcctaTGTAATAACagataaaaaaatgtgttttagctGAAGTTGtccattaaaacaaacaaaacaaaacaaaaaagcttGAAACAACGGGCACCATCTAAGATTTAGGACTTGCGGTTCTGTGATTTGGTGTCTCACGCATCATCTCATTTATGATATCAGTTTCTGATTTTGACTCCTTTGACACTTTAAACTCcagcaattttatttatttattttttatttcaaatcaaaatggtgtcaaaaagtgccagagatttgtactttacttttattaaaagaaaTTTTCAGTCtcccagtaattatcagctgctggatgcagggccgctttaaccagagggcacatggggcccactggttaaagtcaCATGACAGGGGCCCCCCTGAGCAGGACCCTATTTGCCACTTATCTCATCCGCTGGCTGCCGCTTATGGCCGCATCAGTggatgagtgagtgtgtgtgtgtgtgtgtgtgggggggggagtcttACTGTGGCGCTGTATCTGTCTGTTATGGGCGCTGCTCTCCCTATTCGGATCACTTAATTCAGTGTGGTAACTCGGAGGCCGCACAAACAAACCGCAGCCTCCTTCTTTCCATTAGTGAAGCAGCAGAGCTCAAGCTGCTCTCCTACTCCACCAATGAGGGAAGGAGCTGTGAGTCAGGACCGCCCACAATTCGGCCAGAGAAGagatgtcccctcctcctgccagaCTGACTGCGTCACAGCCCTAGATGGGTATACCATTCAGGAGCCTGGAAAAGATTTTAAAGTTTTAATGTCAATGGCTTTAGCTACCTGTCAGCTGGCAGCCtgtatcactcagctttcccaggtgcCTGAGTGACCAATCTGGGGCAGCCACCACTGCTCCTTTATTACTGATAATCCAGTCCTGTCAGGTCCTCATTTGTGTGACTGGACATCAAATTTACCACTCCTCTGTATAACTTATAGATAAATATGGTTACCATTTCAGCCCCAGCTTTCTCAGGCTTCTGATCAGAACCAGGAGAGTTTAACTATAAAGCATTATGAGGGATAAGGTGATGAAGTGGGACCCATGCTTTTATAGTTCGTTACCATTGCACCTTCTCGTCCTTTATAGGTTATCATCttccttgtcccccccccccccccatgccatgAGAGGTGATCAACTATAAAGCATGGGTAAAGGGGATGCTGGTCACAGCttttatgtgtgctgtgtatacactgctggtatatatgtatgtgggctgtgtatacactgctggtatatatgtatgtgggctgtgtatacactgctggtatatatgtatgtgtgctgtgtatacactgctggtatatatgtatgtacgctgtgtatacactgctggtatatatgtatgtgggctgtgtatacactgctggtataaatgtatgtgggctgtgtatacactgctggtatatatgtatgtgtgctgtgtatacactgctggtatatatgtatgtgtgctgtgtatacactgctggtatatatgtatgtgggctgtgtatacactgctggtataaatgtatgtgggctgtgtatacactgctggtatatatgtatgtacgctgtgtatacactgctggtgtatatgtatgtgtgctgtgtatacactgctggtatatatgtatgtacgctgtgtatacactgctggtgtatatgtatgtgggctgtgtatacactgctggtatatatgtatgtgtgctgtgtatacactgctggtatatatgtatgtacgctgtgtatacactgctggtgtatatgtatgtgggctgtgtatacactgctggtatatatgtatgtgtgctgtgtatacactgctggtatatatgtatgtacgctgtgtatacactgctggtgtaaatgtatgtgggctgtgtatacactgctggtatatatgtatgtgtgctgtgtatacactgctggtataaatgtatgtacgttgtgtatacactgctggtatatatgtatgtgggctgtgtatacactgctggtatatatgtatgtgggctgtgtatacactgctggtatatatgtatgtgggctgtgtatacactgctggtatatatgtatgtgtgctgtgtatacactgctggtatatatgtatgtgtgctgtgtatacactgctggtatatatgtatgtgtgctgtgtatacactgctggtatatatgtatgtgggctgtgtatacactgctggtatatatgtatgtgtgctgtgtatacactgctggtatatgtgtatgtgggctgtgtatacactgctggtatatatgtatgtgtgctgtgtatacactgctggtatatatgtatgtgtgctgtgtatacactgctggtatatatgtatatgtgctgtgtatacactgctggtatatatgtatgtgggctgtgtatacactgctgttatatatgtatgtgtgctgtgtatacactgctggtatatatgtatgtgggctgtgtatacactgctggtatatatgtatgtgggctgtgtatacactgctggtatatatgtatgtgggctgtgtatacactgctggtatatgtgtgctgtgtatacactgctggtatatatgtatgtgtgctgtgtatacactgctggtatatatgtatgtgggctgtgtatacactgctggtatatatgtatgtgtgctgtgtatacactgctggtatatatgtatgtacgctgtgtatacactgctggtataaatgtatgtgggctgtgtatacactgctggtatatatgtatgtgtgctgtgtatacactgctggtatatatgtatgtgggctgtgtatacactgctggtataaatgtatgtacgttgtgtatacactgctggtatatatgtatgtgggctgtgtatacactgctggtatatatgtatgtgggctgtgtatacactgctggtatatatgtatgtgggctgtgtatacactgctggtatatatgtatgtgtgctgtgtatacactgctggtatatatgtatgtgtgctgtgtatacactgctggtataaatgtatgtgtgctgtgtatacactgctggtatatatgtatgtgggctgtgtatacactgctggtatatatgtatgtgtgctgtgtatacactgctggtatatatgtatgtgggctgtgtatacactgctggtatatatgtatgtgggctgtgtatacactgctggtatatatgtatgtgggctgtgtatacactgctggtatatgtgtgctgtgtatacactgctggtatatatgtatgtgtgctgtgtatacactgctggtatatatgtatgtgtgctgtgtatacactgctggtatatatgtatgtgtgctgtgtatacactgctggtatatatgtatgtgtgctgtgtatacactgctggtatatatgtatgtgggctgtgtatacactgctggtatatatgtatgtgtgctgtgtatacactgctggtatatgtgtatgtgggctgtgtatacactgctggtatatatgtatgtgggctgtgtatacactgctggtatatatgtatgtgtgctgtgtatacactgctggtatatatgtatgtgtgctgtgtatacactgctggtatatatgtatgtgggctgtgtatacactgctggtatatatgtatgtgtgctgtgtatacactgctggtatatatgtatgtgggctgtgtatacactgctggtatatatgtatgtgggctgtgtatacactgctggtatatatgtatgtgggctgtgtatacactgctggtatatgtgtgctgtgtatacactgctggtatatatgtatgtgtgctgtgtatacactgctggtatatatgtatgtgggctgtgtatacactgctggtatatatgtatgtgggctgtgtatacactgctggtatatgtgtgctgtgtatacactgctggtatatatgtatgtgtgctgtgtatacactgctggtatatatgtatgtgggctgtgtatacactgctggtatatatgtatgtgtgctgtgtatacactgctggtatatatgtatgtgggctgtgtatacactgctggtataaatgtatgtacgctgtgtatacactgctggtatatatgtatgtgtgctgtgtatacactgctggtatatatgtatgtgtgctgtgtatacactgctggtatatatgtatgtgtgctgtgtatacactgctggtatatatgtatgtgggctgtgtatacactgctggtatatatgtatgtgggctgtgtatacactgctggtatatatgtatgtgtgctgtgtatacactgctggtatatatgtatgtgtgctgtgtatacactgctggtatatatgtatgtgtgctgtgtatacactgctggtatatatgtatgtgggctgtgtatacactgctggtatatatgtatgtgtgctgtgtatacactgctggtatatgtgtatgtgggctgtgtatacactgctggtatatatgtatgtgtgctgtgtatacactgctggtatatatgtatgtgtgctgtgtatacaccgctggtatatatgtatgtacgttgtgtatacactgctggtatatatgtatgtgggctgtgtatacactgctggtatatatgtatgtgtgctgtgtatacactgctggtatatatgtatgtgtgctgtgtatacaccgctggtatatatgtatgtacgctgtgtatacactgtgtatgccCTCCCTGGATCCCAACCACTCACTCTTTAAAGATTGTAGATGCAGTGCAGATAAACCACAGGTTAACTTAAcctattaaaacggccctggctgtatgtcctgcaggaagtggtgtattctttccagtctgacacagtgctctctgctgccacctctgtcacatGTAGAGGAAACCACACCGGCATATGGTTGCCAATGGCTATACGATATACCACCGAGATTCAGTTTGTGGTGTCATCCGTATGCAGCTCACGCAACATGCGGCTCTACCCTAAAATTTCTGATCAACTCATCAGGATATTGTGTGCAGGAAGCCCCTTTCCCTTTATAAACATATAAGaggagatggtgtaaagtgaaactggctcagtcgcccccgacaaccaatcagattccacctttcattcctcacagactctttggaaaaagaaaggtggaatctgattggttgctaggggcgactgggccagtttcactttacaccagtttgataaatttccccccattcTCTGTAGCTTTGCTCGGTCTATCTAA is a genomic window of Dendropsophus ebraccatus isolate aDenEbr1 chromosome 12, aDenEbr1.pat, whole genome shotgun sequence containing:
- the LOC138769418 gene encoding phospholipase A2 inhibitor and Ly6/PLAUR domain-containing protein-like; translated protein: MPSLHGTLFFLQLLAASVGKTYINFFRKCVSKDECDFKGNIGLDQMRMWSVTTCCETDSCTPPDPLIFPVISLQPNGLVCPSCKAEGSAWCDPSGTIECTGDEDRCLLMTTQVTGNSRLEAVTAYRGCATQSVCRLGVQSYSAGGISMKIQYACSSG